Proteins from one Microbacterium sp. Root553 genomic window:
- a CDS encoding ribokinase: MKLAVIGAINVDLTARVDRAPERGETVGDGRLTREAGGKGANQAVAAARLGASVRLLGAVGDDPDGQEMRSELKRAGVDITSVQSVTAATGTALIVVDAKGENSIVVCPGANASIDAGELRVPPGESVLAQLEVSDDVVVAAAMQATGLFALNASPVRAIPPIILRRTDLFIVNETEFAQLPELHDAPLLAVTLGAEGAVLFEHGTEIARAAGHAVEVRNSVGAGDAFAAALVIGIARGDSYSSALQRACAVGAAAVADDRSQPELQALDSYAV, from the coding sequence GTGAAGCTTGCCGTCATCGGAGCGATCAATGTCGATCTCACCGCGCGGGTGGACAGGGCGCCCGAACGGGGTGAGACGGTCGGAGACGGTCGTCTCACCCGAGAAGCGGGCGGCAAGGGAGCCAATCAGGCGGTCGCAGCCGCGCGTCTCGGCGCTTCTGTCCGCCTTCTGGGCGCCGTGGGAGACGACCCCGACGGTCAAGAGATGCGATCTGAGCTCAAGCGGGCAGGGGTCGACATCACCTCCGTGCAGAGCGTCACCGCGGCTACTGGCACGGCGCTGATCGTCGTCGACGCGAAAGGTGAGAACTCCATCGTGGTGTGTCCCGGCGCCAACGCGAGTATCGACGCCGGCGAGCTCCGTGTGCCTCCGGGGGAGTCCGTTCTCGCTCAGCTGGAGGTCAGCGATGATGTCGTCGTAGCGGCGGCGATGCAGGCGACAGGATTGTTCGCGCTGAACGCGTCACCCGTGCGTGCGATCCCGCCGATCATTCTTCGGAGGACGGATCTCTTCATCGTCAACGAGACCGAGTTCGCACAGCTGCCGGAACTGCATGATGCGCCGCTTCTCGCCGTCACCCTGGGCGCGGAAGGCGCTGTGCTGTTCGAGCATGGAACGGAGATCGCGCGCGCAGCGGGGCACGCCGTGGAGGTACGGAATTCTGTGGGAGCGGGCGATGCCTTTGCCGCAGCGCTCGTGATCGGCATCGCCCGCGGTGACTCATACTCCTCCGCGCTGCAGCGCGCTTGTGCAGTCGGAGCTGCTGCCGTCGCCGATGACCGGTCGCAGCCGGAACTCCAGGCGCTGGATTCTTATGCCGTGTGA
- a CDS encoding nucleoside hydrolase, whose translation MSAAHRVILDTDIGTDVDDLMALALILGSPSIDLIGVTTVYGDTTLRGRMTKRIAEIAGVDLPVHAGETATLSGREVWWAGHEAKLYNDLDRHRLDGTDAVGQLIDAVCAVPKTVDVMAIGPLTNIAAAIERDSRFVSSVRHLWVMGGSFSDDEPEHNFRSDAAAASIVFDSGIPMTIAGLEVTRLIEIGRDALARMSASGPLGRTIEAEITQWWEFWGTEWNVPHDPVTVLTMTHPELFEFSPEGRVEILRGDGDEGISRFHAGEGHTRIVTALDAAAVADAVVSGIAAASSRSQTGDRV comes from the coding sequence ATGTCTGCAGCCCACCGCGTCATCCTCGACACCGACATCGGAACGGATGTCGATGACCTGATGGCCCTGGCGCTGATCCTCGGCTCACCGAGTATCGACCTGATCGGCGTCACCACGGTCTACGGCGACACGACGCTGCGCGGTCGGATGACCAAGCGCATCGCCGAGATCGCGGGCGTCGATCTGCCGGTGCATGCGGGCGAGACCGCAACGCTCTCGGGTCGCGAGGTCTGGTGGGCGGGACACGAGGCGAAGCTCTACAACGACCTCGATCGCCACCGGCTCGACGGGACCGACGCGGTCGGCCAGCTCATCGACGCGGTCTGCGCTGTCCCGAAAACCGTTGATGTCATGGCCATCGGTCCGTTGACCAATATTGCTGCGGCGATCGAGAGGGACTCGCGGTTCGTCTCGTCCGTGCGACATCTGTGGGTGATGGGCGGTTCCTTCTCCGATGATGAGCCGGAGCACAACTTCCGCAGCGATGCCGCAGCGGCATCGATCGTCTTCGACTCCGGCATCCCCATGACGATCGCGGGACTGGAGGTCACTCGCCTCATCGAGATAGGCCGAGATGCGCTCGCCCGGATGAGTGCGTCCGGGCCGCTGGGGCGGACCATCGAGGCCGAGATCACCCAGTGGTGGGAGTTCTGGGGCACGGAATGGAACGTCCCTCATGATCCCGTGACAGTGCTGACCATGACGCACCCGGAACTCTTCGAGTTCTCGCCGGAGGGTCGGGTGGAGATCCTCCGAGGCGATGGCGATGAAGGCATCAGCAGGTTCCACGCTGGGGAGGGCCATACCCGAATCGTGACCGCACTCGATGCGGCTGCAGTCGCCGATGCGGTCGTGTCGGGCATCGCCGCAGCGTCGAGTCGGTCGCAAACGGGAGACCGCGTATGA
- a CDS encoding carbohydrate ABC transporter permease, with protein MTTMTSTRRSFSRQTILLIWSTLLAVTVGIAFLIPLWWTFVNSLRPGSETFSYLNPLQWQTFFTTTPTLDNYAALLDSDLGRAILNSLFVSVVTVIVGLIVCATAAFGLSAFRFRGQAALFSVVILSFLIPFDAIAIPLAAMFRDWQLQNTFLGLILPGIGNGMAIFLLRTFFLAIPEELVEAGRLDGLGWWGIFTRIYLPLSRPALIGAGLMLFLFQWQAYVWPLLMGTDEGHILGPVALSNMQGQFQVDYGVLFAASMVLVLIPLAIILGFQRYFIQSVSTTGLK; from the coding sequence ATGACCACGATGACCTCGACGCGACGGAGCTTCTCGCGCCAGACGATCCTGCTCATCTGGTCGACCCTCCTCGCAGTTACCGTCGGCATCGCGTTCCTCATCCCGCTGTGGTGGACGTTCGTCAATTCTCTCCGCCCCGGCTCGGAGACCTTCAGTTATCTGAATCCGCTGCAGTGGCAGACGTTCTTCACCACCACCCCCACGCTGGACAACTACGCCGCGCTGCTCGACAGCGATCTCGGCCGGGCGATCCTCAACTCGCTGTTCGTGAGTGTCGTGACCGTCATCGTCGGTCTCATCGTGTGCGCCACCGCGGCCTTCGGCCTCTCGGCGTTCCGGTTCCGGGGACAGGCGGCGCTCTTCTCGGTCGTCATCCTTTCCTTCCTCATCCCCTTCGACGCGATCGCGATACCCCTCGCCGCGATGTTCCGGGACTGGCAGCTGCAGAACACCTTCCTCGGCCTCATCCTCCCGGGTATCGGCAACGGGATGGCGATCTTCCTCTTGCGGACGTTCTTCCTCGCGATACCGGAGGAGCTCGTCGAGGCGGGACGTCTGGACGGCCTCGGCTGGTGGGGCATCTTCACCCGCATCTATCTGCCGCTGTCGCGCCCCGCACTCATCGGCGCGGGCCTGATGCTCTTCCTGTTCCAGTGGCAGGCCTACGTGTGGCCGCTCCTGATGGGCACCGACGAGGGCCACATCCTCGGCCCGGTCGCCCTCTCGAACATGCAAGGACAATTCCAAGTCGACTACGGCGTTCTGTTCGCCGCATCGATGGTCCTCGTCCTCATCCCGCTGGCGATCATCCTCGGTTTCCAGCGGTACTTCATCCAGTCGGTCAGCACGACCGGGCTGAAGTAG
- a CDS encoding carbohydrate ABC transporter permease: MAGVALLFLLPALVALLLLRLAPAGVALVDSLSRTTLLGGTSFVGLGNYLELFANADFQNSLAVTLLFAVIINPLQIAAAFLLAILFTRRAAGSKFWRSMVILPIAVPPAVSAVVWSVIYRPDGLANGFLAVIGIPPQPFLTSPYQALLSIMILLSWIGVGYWMMFLIAGLNDIPASYYEAASLDGASWWRQTWSITLPLLRRPLAFVLVADTVSNFLVFAPVQILTKGGPNGSTNLLMHDLYTRAYTFGDINKAQAEVVILVLITVVIVAAQFRLLKTEDQS; the protein is encoded by the coding sequence GTGGCCGGGGTGGCCCTGCTCTTCCTCCTGCCCGCACTGGTCGCATTGTTGCTGCTGAGACTGGCGCCGGCCGGCGTCGCGCTCGTCGACAGCTTGTCTCGGACGACACTGCTGGGGGGAACCTCCTTCGTCGGGCTCGGGAACTACCTCGAACTCTTCGCCAACGCCGACTTCCAGAACTCCCTGGCCGTGACCCTTCTCTTCGCGGTCATCATCAACCCTCTTCAGATCGCGGCGGCGTTCCTCCTCGCCATCCTCTTCACCCGCCGAGCGGCCGGCTCGAAGTTCTGGCGCTCGATGGTGATCCTCCCCATCGCCGTGCCGCCCGCGGTCTCCGCCGTCGTCTGGAGTGTCATCTACCGCCCGGATGGACTCGCCAACGGGTTCCTCGCGGTCATCGGCATACCCCCGCAGCCATTCCTCACCTCGCCATACCAAGCCCTGCTGTCGATCATGATCCTGCTGTCGTGGATCGGCGTCGGGTACTGGATGATGTTCCTCATCGCAGGCCTCAACGACATCCCTGCCTCGTACTACGAGGCGGCATCCCTCGACGGAGCCTCCTGGTGGCGGCAGACCTGGTCGATCACGCTCCCGCTGCTGCGCAGACCGCTCGCCTTCGTGCTCGTGGCCGACACCGTGTCGAACTTCCTCGTCTTCGCTCCGGTGCAGATCCTCACCAAGGGCGGACCGAACGGCTCCACCAACCTTCTGATGCACGATCTCTACACGCGGGCGTACACCTTCGGTGACATCAACAAAGCGCAGGCCGAGGTCGTCATCCTCGTGCTCATCACCGTCGTGATCGTCGCCGCGCAGTTCCGCCTGCTCAAGACGGAGGACCAGTCATGA
- a CDS encoding sugar ABC transporter substrate-binding protein, which produces MKRHIALIAGLGVAALALSSCSGSNAGSQDSEDASGVVRFLGPEDPKTFAPVIAAFEESHPDITVEYAQVPFDQYASTLQQRLSAKDDTIDVFAVDQPNLAQMAAQGFLEDLSALKDDAKEATSEAQYNINIYDDKMYALSIWNSTQMMFYNKDLLAAAGIEGPSADPAERWTWEQTVDAARAAQEAGAESGLLLEQVEAYYQLQPLIESAGGGSGISGPEMLDLDVTDDGWEKALSWYAESFESGLSPRGVGGFQTSAVFTDQKVAFFVGGPWDVGGFAANATFDWGIAPHPYFEGGAEVTPTGSWSWGINTASKNKTAAQEFLEFAALDPTGSLATTAATTIIPANSEAAAEYLPTLEGLAGDHGVGVGDLISFEIDNTAVARPVSVGYVQFESLINKAFADIRNGADAAERLEQAQTQIEDAWSQLQ; this is translated from the coding sequence ATGAAGCGACACATCGCCCTGATCGCCGGGCTGGGCGTTGCCGCCCTTGCGCTGTCGAGCTGCTCGGGCTCAAACGCCGGCTCGCAGGACTCCGAAGACGCGTCGGGTGTCGTCAGGTTCCTGGGACCCGAAGACCCCAAGACGTTCGCCCCGGTGATCGCCGCGTTCGAAGAGAGCCACCCGGATATCACGGTCGAGTATGCGCAGGTGCCCTTCGACCAGTACGCGAGCACACTCCAGCAGCGGCTTTCGGCCAAGGATGACACCATCGACGTGTTCGCCGTGGACCAGCCGAACCTTGCGCAGATGGCGGCGCAGGGCTTCCTGGAGGACCTGAGCGCCCTGAAAGACGACGCGAAGGAGGCGACGTCTGAGGCGCAGTACAACATCAACATCTACGACGACAAGATGTACGCGCTGTCGATCTGGAACTCGACGCAGATGATGTTCTACAACAAGGATCTTCTGGCCGCAGCGGGTATCGAAGGGCCCTCCGCCGATCCGGCGGAGAGGTGGACCTGGGAGCAGACGGTCGACGCCGCACGCGCAGCCCAGGAGGCCGGGGCCGAGTCCGGCCTTCTGCTGGAACAGGTCGAGGCGTACTACCAGCTGCAGCCCCTCATCGAATCCGCCGGGGGTGGCTCTGGCATCTCAGGACCGGAGATGCTCGACCTCGACGTCACCGACGACGGCTGGGAGAAGGCGCTGTCCTGGTACGCGGAGTCGTTCGAATCGGGTTTGTCGCCTCGCGGCGTCGGCGGATTCCAGACGAGTGCCGTCTTCACCGACCAGAAGGTCGCGTTCTTCGTGGGCGGTCCATGGGACGTCGGCGGATTCGCCGCCAACGCGACGTTCGACTGGGGCATCGCCCCGCACCCGTATTTCGAAGGCGGAGCAGAGGTGACTCCCACAGGCTCATGGTCGTGGGGCATCAACACCGCATCGAAGAACAAGACTGCTGCGCAGGAGTTCCTCGAGTTCGCCGCTCTCGACCCGACCGGAAGTCTCGCCACCACAGCGGCGACGACGATCATCCCCGCGAACTCCGAGGCGGCCGCGGAGTATCTGCCCACGCTCGAGGGCCTGGCAGGAGATCACGGCGTCGGTGTCGGGGACCTCATCTCCTTCGAGATCGACAACACCGCCGTCGCTCGCCCGGTATCGGTGGGGTACGTCCAGTTCGAGTCGCTCATCAACAAGGCCTTCGCGGACATCCGCAACGGTGCCGATGCAGCGGAGCGTCTCGAGCAGGCGCAGACGCAGATCGAGGATGCCTGGAGCCAGCTGCAATGA
- a CDS encoding LacI family DNA-binding transcriptional regulator yields the protein MVTAKDVADRAGTSTAVVSYVFNNGPRNVAPTTREKVLLAATELNYHPNALARALSFGRTLSVGLIVPDIANRFFGELARALEEAAATHGNLLLIGDSGLNLEREQSHVAAFVERRVDSVVMVSLSDTPDLRPFTEAGIPIAVLHPVDPGQQTSSISIDYRAAAQAATAHLLEHGYRSIALLNGPHESAGSRQHREGFFRAVQAHEQPVETVELQTEISRAHAAQVALDILARPSRPRAFYCSTDEQAHGVMFACHRLGLAIPDDIAVTGFDGTEHSAYTFPPLTTVRQPVADMAERVLTLLAKRTETPVHETASFELVVRESCGKHDEKLVQVTIAQRPDS from the coding sequence GTGGTCACTGCGAAGGACGTCGCGGATCGGGCGGGCACCTCGACGGCGGTCGTCAGCTATGTGTTCAACAACGGCCCCCGCAACGTGGCGCCGACCACCCGCGAGAAGGTGCTGCTCGCCGCCACCGAACTCAACTATCACCCCAATGCGCTTGCTCGCGCGCTGAGTTTCGGTCGAACCCTTTCGGTCGGGCTGATCGTGCCCGACATCGCCAACAGGTTCTTCGGCGAGCTCGCCCGCGCGCTCGAGGAGGCAGCGGCCACCCATGGCAACCTTCTCCTGATCGGCGACTCCGGGCTCAACCTCGAACGGGAGCAGTCACACGTGGCGGCCTTCGTCGAGCGGCGGGTCGACTCGGTGGTCATGGTGTCCCTTTCCGATACACCAGATCTCCGCCCGTTCACCGAAGCAGGTATCCCGATCGCTGTCCTGCATCCCGTCGATCCCGGACAACAGACATCGTCGATATCGATCGACTACCGCGCTGCAGCGCAGGCGGCGACCGCACACCTTCTCGAGCACGGGTACCGCTCCATCGCGCTCCTCAACGGTCCACACGAATCGGCAGGCTCCCGTCAGCACCGCGAGGGCTTCTTCCGGGCGGTCCAGGCGCATGAGCAGCCCGTGGAGACGGTCGAGCTCCAGACCGAGATATCACGGGCCCACGCCGCTCAGGTCGCGCTCGACATCCTCGCTCGCCCTTCTCGACCCCGCGCCTTCTACTGCTCGACCGACGAGCAGGCGCACGGCGTCATGTTCGCCTGCCACCGCCTCGGCCTGGCCATCCCCGACGACATCGCCGTGACCGGATTCGACGGCACCGAGCACTCCGCCTACACCTTTCCCCCGCTGACAACCGTGCGCCAGCCGGTGGCCGACATGGCAGAGCGCGTGCTCACACTGCTGGCGAAGCGAACGGAGACCCCGGTGCATGAAACTGCATCGTTCGAACTCGTGGTCCGCGAGTCCTGCGGAAAGCACGACGAGAAGCTGGTCCAGGTCACGATCGCTCAGCGGCCCGACAGTTGA
- a CDS encoding alpha/beta fold hydrolase, with protein sequence MVTVHHHTVSIDGLDVFYREAGPADAPVLLLLHGYPTSSHMFRHLIPALADHYRVIAPDHIGFGRSSAPSVGEFEYTFEALARVTARFLSTLGVTQYTIYVQDYGAPIGWRLALADPAAVVGVISQNGNAYEEGFVPSFWNPIWADAAERTAETRDALRPALGREAVEWQYTHGVPDPTTVDPDAWEHDLALLARPGQDDVQLALFRDYATNRDLYPAVQAWLRTSHVPVLAIWGRNDEIFDAAGARAFTRDAPNARVELIDGGHFLLESDLDRVAATIKSWLGNE encoded by the coding sequence ATGGTCACTGTCCACCACCACACCGTCTCCATCGACGGGCTCGACGTCTTCTACCGCGAAGCCGGCCCTGCCGACGCCCCCGTGCTCCTGCTCCTGCACGGATACCCGACCAGCTCCCACATGTTCCGGCACCTCATCCCGGCACTGGCCGACCACTACCGCGTCATCGCTCCGGACCACATCGGGTTCGGACGCTCCTCTGCGCCCTCGGTGGGCGAGTTCGAGTACACCTTCGAGGCACTCGCACGAGTAACCGCCCGGTTCCTCTCCACCCTCGGGGTGACGCAGTACACGATCTATGTCCAGGATTACGGCGCCCCTATCGGCTGGCGCCTGGCCCTTGCCGACCCTGCTGCCGTCGTCGGGGTCATTTCTCAGAATGGCAACGCGTACGAAGAGGGCTTCGTGCCGAGCTTCTGGAACCCGATCTGGGCCGACGCAGCCGAACGGACCGCCGAGACGCGTGACGCGCTCCGTCCCGCCCTCGGGCGGGAAGCGGTCGAATGGCAGTACACCCACGGCGTCCCGGACCCGACCACCGTCGACCCGGACGCATGGGAGCACGACCTCGCGCTCCTCGCCCGACCCGGACAAGACGACGTGCAGCTGGCACTCTTCCGCGACTACGCCACCAACCGAGACCTCTACCCCGCGGTGCAGGCCTGGCTCCGCACCTCCCACGTGCCTGTTCTTGCGATCTGGGGGCGCAACGACGAGATCTTCGACGCCGCCGGCGCCAGGGCGTTCACCCGCGACGCCCCCAACGCTCGCGTCGAGCTCATTGACGGCGGACACTTCCTGCTCGAATCTGATCTTGACCGCGTCGCTGCAACGATCAAGAGCTGGCTCGGGAACGAGTGA
- a CDS encoding CGNR zinc finger domain-containing protein yields MLRDEELLLALLNSAPVIEGVPTDGLEGAAGRELARSWGGKGSADELALLTRVRRALQTIVREDDGTAVGELAGVLDDAVRTPRITPSGVVWELHVPEDDRLVAGVVLAWSNVITEFPGRLRACANDECTQFLVDHSRPGTAKWCSMAVCGNRMKARTHARRAKS; encoded by the coding sequence ATGCTTCGAGACGAGGAGCTGCTGCTGGCCTTGCTCAATAGCGCGCCTGTCATCGAGGGCGTGCCAACAGACGGTCTCGAAGGAGCAGCCGGGCGAGAGCTCGCGCGCAGTTGGGGCGGAAAAGGGTCCGCGGATGAGCTAGCGCTCCTGACACGAGTGCGACGGGCGTTACAGACCATCGTCCGCGAAGATGATGGAACAGCTGTTGGCGAGCTCGCGGGCGTCCTCGACGATGCCGTGCGGACGCCGCGCATAACCCCGAGTGGCGTGGTCTGGGAACTTCACGTTCCCGAAGACGACCGCCTTGTGGCGGGGGTCGTGCTGGCCTGGTCGAACGTCATCACAGAGTTCCCCGGTCGCCTCCGTGCATGCGCGAATGACGAATGCACGCAGTTTCTCGTCGATCACAGCCGCCCGGGCACCGCAAAGTGGTGCTCCATGGCGGTCTGCGGCAACAGGATGAAGGCGCGCACGCACGCGCGCCGTGCCAAGAGCTGA
- a CDS encoding TetR/AcrR family transcriptional regulator, with translation MAKPSTTREAVIPLLAEAFREHGYEGASMAILQDASSLGRGSLYHFFPGGKEEMAAAVLADIQAWFDERIFAPLRATSTSKEDARQGIHTMFGEVRAYFRSGRRVCLPGAFAVGRERDRFDQAVRGYFTEWVDVLTAALDATGASESRSRALQLIATVQGGIILARALNDPDAFDTAVNSARSLNPRGCRSLRS, from the coding sequence GTGGCCAAGCCCTCGACGACGCGCGAGGCCGTGATCCCACTCTTGGCAGAAGCGTTCCGCGAGCACGGGTACGAGGGGGCGAGTATGGCCATTCTTCAGGACGCGTCCAGCCTCGGCCGCGGGAGCCTCTACCACTTCTTTCCCGGGGGTAAGGAAGAGATGGCCGCGGCGGTCCTCGCCGACATCCAGGCGTGGTTCGACGAGCGGATCTTCGCGCCGCTGCGCGCCACCAGCACCAGCAAGGAGGACGCGCGTCAGGGCATCCACACCATGTTCGGTGAGGTGCGGGCCTACTTCCGCTCCGGTCGGCGGGTGTGTCTCCCCGGCGCATTCGCCGTCGGTCGAGAACGCGACCGGTTCGATCAGGCCGTGCGCGGCTATTTCACGGAATGGGTCGACGTGCTCACTGCCGCTCTGGATGCCACGGGAGCATCGGAGTCCCGCTCGCGCGCGCTTCAACTGATCGCTACTGTTCAGGGCGGCATCATCCTCGCCCGCGCCCTCAACGATCCGGACGCGTTCGACACCGCTGTCAACTCCGCGCGATCTCTGAACCCGCGTGGTTGTCGATCTCTGCGGTCGTGA
- a CDS encoding nuclear transport factor 2 family protein — MDARPPLPPFTAETAAHKARAAEDAWNTRDPERVSLAYTVDSAWRNRDQFVSGRAEIVTLLTEKWSRELDYRLIKEVWAYEGNRIAVRFIYESHNAAGQWFRSFGNENWEFDEHGLMRRRLAAINDVPIDETDRLLHWPLGPRPADHPGLTELGI, encoded by the coding sequence ATGGACGCCCGTCCGCCCCTTCCCCCCTTCACGGCAGAGACCGCAGCACACAAAGCGAGAGCGGCCGAGGATGCCTGGAACACCCGAGATCCCGAGCGAGTCTCTCTGGCCTACACCGTCGATAGCGCCTGGCGGAACCGTGACCAGTTCGTGAGCGGACGCGCCGAAATTGTGACGCTGCTCACCGAGAAGTGGAGCCGGGAGCTGGACTACCGGCTCATCAAAGAAGTCTGGGCATACGAGGGCAACCGGATCGCTGTCCGCTTCATCTACGAGTCTCACAATGCAGCTGGGCAGTGGTTCCGCTCGTTCGGAAATGAGAACTGGGAGTTCGACGAGCACGGTCTGATGCGTCGCCGGCTTGCGGCGATCAACGACGTTCCGATCGACGAGACCGACCGGCTCCTCCATTGGCCCCTCGGCCCGCGACCGGCCGACCACCCGGGACTGACTGAGTTGGGCATATAG
- a CDS encoding helix-turn-helix domain-containing protein, with product MFSSFIPPRRVAIGDAATFVGTTPRAIRHYHQIGLLPEPERGSDDRRRYGYDEMIRLLWIRRMADAGIALDDIRDAFTFAPDATHSDNDSAVDVARILDRLEESLVARQAEIEQQRTAVQRMRAQGSRLGVLSDVVSDRLADLPEDALRQDDLDTLLVTERIFGAPVASVQASRFIALATHPDLREDSDRINAAEEALDDSVAIDDPRVAEVAADRHAFETALRTVIESAGLAQADHARLDTWDEAHPAAADTGASRGSTTLAEAVRMMPYDFSPARWRCMELALELDLAETT from the coding sequence ATGTTCTCGTCATTCATCCCCCCTCGCCGAGTCGCGATCGGGGATGCCGCGACCTTTGTCGGCACCACTCCGCGGGCGATCCGTCACTACCACCAGATCGGTCTGCTTCCGGAGCCCGAGCGCGGGAGCGATGACCGCCGCCGCTACGGCTACGACGAGATGATCCGACTGCTGTGGATACGACGCATGGCCGACGCCGGCATCGCCCTCGATGACATCCGCGACGCTTTCACGTTCGCACCCGACGCTACCCACAGCGACAACGACAGCGCCGTCGACGTCGCGCGCATCCTGGACCGGCTGGAGGAGTCCCTCGTCGCCCGGCAGGCCGAGATCGAGCAGCAGCGGACCGCCGTGCAGCGAATGCGTGCGCAGGGCAGCCGATTGGGCGTGCTCTCCGATGTCGTGAGCGACCGCCTCGCAGACCTACCCGAGGACGCCCTGCGGCAGGACGACCTGGACACCCTGCTCGTGACCGAGCGGATCTTCGGCGCCCCCGTCGCGTCCGTTCAGGCATCGCGTTTCATCGCCCTGGCCACTCACCCAGACCTGCGAGAAGACTCTGACCGCATCAACGCCGCCGAAGAAGCTCTCGACGACTCGGTCGCGATCGACGACCCCCGCGTCGCGGAGGTGGCCGCCGACCGACACGCCTTCGAGACCGCCCTCCGCACGGTCATCGAGAGCGCCGGCCTGGCCCAGGCCGACCACGCCCGGCTCGACACCTGGGACGAGGCGCACCCCGCTGCCGCCGATACCGGTGCGTCGCGCGGGTCGACGACCCTCGCCGAGGCCGTCCGAATGATGCCCTACGACTTCTCCCCCGCACGCTGGCGGTGCATGGAACTCGCCCTGGAGCTCGACCTAGCCGAAACGACCTGA
- a CDS encoding MarR family winged helix-turn-helix transcriptional regulator, which yields MNGEANVDYGDKLFWLSVVIQRKYAQVCAEFDLTPSQATLICAVRNTPRQMADLAASLGMTKNALSQLVDRTSRLELVTRASSEQDGRVVMLSTTPAGKLLAEAVFAEISRRLPEIAKDLDADDQRDFARVATAIADTSPLSPSTSNPTVAQ from the coding sequence ATGAACGGGGAGGCCAACGTGGATTACGGCGACAAGCTCTTCTGGCTCTCGGTCGTGATCCAACGGAAGTACGCGCAGGTCTGCGCCGAGTTCGATCTGACCCCCTCGCAGGCCACTCTGATCTGCGCGGTCAGGAACACGCCGCGGCAGATGGCCGACCTCGCCGCGTCGTTGGGCATGACCAAGAACGCTCTGAGCCAGCTGGTCGATCGCACCTCGCGGCTCGAGTTGGTCACCAGGGCGAGCTCAGAGCAGGACGGACGGGTCGTGATGCTCAGCACGACGCCTGCGGGGAAGCTTCTCGCCGAGGCCGTGTTCGCCGAGATCTCCCGGCGCCTCCCCGAGATCGCGAAAGACCTGGACGCCGACGACCAGCGCGACTTCGCGCGAGTGGCCACCGCCATAGCGGACACCTCCCCCCTGTCACCATCGACCTCGAATCCGACCGTCGCACAGTAG